The Caulifigura coniformis genome includes a region encoding these proteins:
- a CDS encoding alpha/beta fold hydrolase, with amino-acid sequence MSDPSLASENPPAPEACPPPLAWQEVLQGVEEQGESFTHSGPGIELNGIAIGEGPPLWFLGGLAGDRRLYSLIAWLMRDRFRCLVADASCDTPPSPAALVASVADAFVGASHKLELDRPAYFGTSFGGQIALAILERHPDHARAAILHEAFACRRVSLTERLMAWGAGKSSKLLREFPSWGQIQEANHRRWFPPIDPSRWNFLLDSLGETSARHWSVLARGAAATDLGPALHTIKAPVLLLRTEGDGPVATRAVNELMVSLPDVREETLHTSGHFAFLTHPHRVAKIVAGFINGTP; translated from the coding sequence ATGTCCGATCCTTCGCTCGCCTCCGAGAATCCGCCAGCGCCCGAAGCGTGCCCGCCGCCGCTCGCCTGGCAGGAAGTTCTTCAGGGGGTCGAAGAGCAAGGGGAGTCTTTCACCCACTCCGGCCCGGGGATCGAGCTCAACGGCATTGCCATCGGGGAAGGTCCGCCGCTCTGGTTTCTCGGCGGACTGGCGGGGGACCGCCGGCTGTATTCCCTCATCGCGTGGCTGATGCGGGACCGCTTTCGCTGTCTCGTCGCCGATGCGTCGTGCGACACGCCCCCCAGCCCCGCCGCACTGGTCGCCAGCGTCGCCGACGCCTTCGTCGGCGCATCGCATAAACTCGAACTCGACCGCCCTGCATATTTCGGAACCTCCTTCGGAGGGCAGATCGCTCTCGCGATCCTCGAGCGTCATCCCGACCACGCCCGCGCCGCCATCCTGCACGAGGCGTTCGCCTGCCGCCGGGTCAGCCTGACAGAGCGCCTGATGGCCTGGGGCGCGGGGAAGTCTTCGAAGCTCCTCCGGGAGTTCCCGAGCTGGGGGCAGATCCAGGAAGCCAACCACCGCCGGTGGTTCCCTCCCATTGATCCCTCGCGCTGGAACTTCCTGCTCGATTCCCTGGGCGAAACCTCGGCCCGTCACTGGTCCGTCCTCGCGCGCGGTGCCGCAGCGACCGATCTCGGGCCTGCCCTGCACACGATCAAGGCCCCCGTCCTGCTCCTGCGAACCGAAGGAGATGGCCCCGTCGCGACTCGGGCCGTGAACGAATTGATGGTTTCGCTTCCCGACGTCCGCGAGGAGACTCTGCATACGAGCGGACATTTCGCGTTCCTCACGCACCCCCACCGCGTGGCGAAGATCGTGGCGGGATTCATCAATGGGACGCCCTGA
- a CDS encoding PSD1 and planctomycete cytochrome C domain-containing protein — translation MRSCFVTLIAAWSLLHVTVCRAADGPISFSRDVRPILSSHCFKCHGFDPATREAGLRLDTKEGLFNDHEGNRPFVAGHAEESEALRRILSDDADERMPPPSAKKDLTPREIEILQKWVAQGAGWEPHWAFVPPTRPDVPDIPGESWSRTPIDHFIVTRLKGAGLSPSPEADRYTLIRRVSLDLTGLPPTPDEADAFVNDASPDAYEQLVNRLLNSPAYGERWARRWLDLARYADTNGYEKDRERNIWPYRDWVVKAFNDNMPFDEFTVKQIAGDMLPNATEDDRIATGFHRNTMLNEEGGIDPLEFRFYAMTDRVATTGTTWLGLTTGCAQCHDHKYDPISHREYFGMMAFLNNADEVELPLGPAVQKVDAVSPEKTAETAKSLAAQWSVVKGDRKARPRKGASPEAGRAGQDDAAALPPDHLAEAAFREWLAKEQGRVPQWTRIHPTSLQSNLPLLSLTDDDVVFVTGDTTKQDTYRIAASPAVKAATALRIEALPDPLLPGGGPGMTYYEGKKGDFFLANLVMKANGQAVKFASAEASYAKNAFGATPATADMAIDDNLQSGWGVADRPAERHVAVFRFTEPIDIDSLELEMLFARHFASSLGKFRLSLTTAKETPVRDISPEAEELLASPSGELTDAELSTLRLAFLLQAPELAKPVEAIRKQLHPRPDASTLVFQERPAGNPRPTHLHHRGEWLQAKEEVPPVTLAFLNPFPEGAPKNRLSFARWLVARDNPLTARVVVNQQWAALFGRGLVATVQDFGFQGDTPSHPDLLDWLAIEFMESGWNLKHIHRLIVMSSVYRQSSVVTPLAREKDPSNLLLSRGARLRLEAEIIRDSALAAGGLLSRKVGGPPVKPPQPNSVTEAAYGAFKWEPSTGEDRYRRSLYTFMKRTAPFAMYTTFDGPSGEACLARRDVSNTPLQSLALLNDEMFLEIARSLGRRALQIEGDDHAKATALFRLVLTRRPDDSEVSDLTAFVDHQRSAFKGQMTQARELAAVQDETAPELAAWIALARVVLSLDEAVTRN, via the coding sequence ATGCGGAGTTGCTTCGTCACTTTGATCGCGGCCTGGAGCCTGTTGCACGTCACGGTGTGCCGCGCGGCCGATGGTCCCATCAGCTTCAGCCGTGACGTCCGGCCGATCCTTTCGAGCCACTGCTTCAAGTGTCACGGCTTCGACCCGGCCACGCGTGAAGCCGGACTGCGACTCGACACGAAAGAGGGGCTCTTTAACGACCACGAGGGGAACCGGCCGTTCGTGGCCGGGCACGCGGAAGAGAGCGAAGCCCTGAGACGCATCCTGTCGGACGACGCCGACGAAAGGATGCCGCCGCCGTCGGCCAAGAAAGACCTGACGCCGCGCGAGATCGAGATCCTGCAGAAATGGGTCGCGCAGGGAGCGGGCTGGGAGCCGCACTGGGCATTCGTCCCGCCGACCCGGCCCGACGTTCCGGACATCCCGGGAGAATCGTGGTCACGCACACCAATCGACCATTTCATCGTGACCCGCCTGAAGGGGGCCGGACTGTCGCCTTCCCCGGAGGCCGATCGATACACGCTGATCCGTCGCGTCAGCCTCGACCTGACTGGTCTCCCGCCGACTCCCGACGAGGCGGATGCGTTCGTCAACGACGCTTCGCCCGATGCGTATGAGCAGCTGGTGAACCGTCTGCTCAACAGCCCGGCCTACGGCGAGCGCTGGGCCCGCCGCTGGCTCGACCTGGCGCGCTATGCCGACACGAACGGTTATGAGAAGGACCGCGAGCGAAACATCTGGCCCTACCGCGACTGGGTCGTGAAGGCGTTCAACGACAACATGCCGTTCGATGAGTTCACGGTGAAACAGATCGCCGGCGACATGCTGCCGAATGCGACCGAAGACGATCGCATCGCGACGGGATTCCATCGCAATACGATGCTGAACGAAGAAGGGGGGATCGACCCGCTCGAGTTCCGCTTCTACGCGATGACCGATCGCGTCGCGACGACGGGGACGACCTGGCTGGGGCTGACGACCGGCTGCGCACAGTGCCACGATCACAAGTACGACCCGATCTCGCATCGCGAATACTTCGGGATGATGGCCTTCCTGAATAACGCGGACGAAGTCGAACTGCCGCTCGGGCCGGCCGTGCAGAAAGTGGATGCCGTCTCCCCGGAGAAGACCGCTGAGACGGCGAAGTCGCTCGCGGCCCAATGGTCGGTGGTGAAAGGCGATCGCAAAGCCAGGCCCCGGAAAGGCGCATCGCCCGAAGCTGGCAGGGCGGGTCAGGACGACGCGGCTGCCCTCCCTCCGGACCACTTGGCCGAAGCCGCGTTTCGCGAATGGCTGGCGAAGGAACAGGGACGCGTTCCGCAGTGGACCCGCATTCATCCGACGTCGCTTCAGTCCAATCTGCCGCTCCTCTCGCTCACCGATGATGACGTCGTTTTCGTCACGGGCGACACCACGAAGCAGGACACCTATCGCATCGCCGCGAGCCCCGCGGTGAAGGCCGCCACGGCGCTGCGCATCGAGGCCCTGCCTGATCCGCTCCTTCCGGGAGGCGGCCCCGGGATGACGTACTACGAAGGGAAGAAAGGCGACTTCTTCCTCGCGAACCTCGTCATGAAAGCGAACGGGCAGGCGGTGAAGTTTGCCTCGGCCGAGGCGAGCTACGCGAAGAACGCGTTCGGCGCGACCCCCGCCACGGCGGACATGGCCATTGATGACAACCTGCAGTCGGGCTGGGGCGTGGCCGACCGCCCGGCCGAGCGGCATGTCGCCGTTTTCCGGTTCACCGAACCGATCGACATCGACTCGCTCGAACTCGAAATGCTCTTTGCGAGGCACTTCGCGTCGTCGCTTGGCAAATTTCGATTGTCGTTGACGACGGCGAAGGAGACGCCGGTTCGCGACATCAGCCCCGAGGCGGAGGAACTGCTGGCCAGCCCGTCCGGCGAATTGACGGACGCCGAGTTGAGTACGCTGCGTCTGGCATTCCTGCTTCAGGCTCCGGAACTGGCCAAGCCGGTTGAGGCGATCCGCAAGCAGTTGCATCCACGGCCGGACGCGTCGACGCTCGTGTTCCAGGAACGTCCTGCCGGCAACCCGCGGCCGACCCATCTGCATCACCGGGGCGAATGGCTGCAGGCCAAAGAGGAAGTTCCGCCGGTGACGTTGGCTTTCCTCAATCCGTTCCCGGAAGGGGCTCCGAAGAACCGCCTGTCGTTCGCGCGCTGGCTCGTGGCGCGCGACAACCCGCTCACGGCACGGGTGGTCGTCAACCAGCAATGGGCCGCCCTGTTTGGCAGGGGGCTCGTGGCCACCGTGCAGGATTTCGGCTTCCAGGGGGACACTCCTTCCCATCCCGATCTGCTCGACTGGCTGGCCATCGAGTTCATGGAGAGCGGGTGGAACCTGAAGCACATCCATCGGCTGATCGTGATGAGCAGCGTTTATCGGCAGTCGTCGGTGGTCACGCCGCTGGCCCGCGAGAAAGATCCTTCGAATCTTCTCCTCTCGCGCGGGGCACGGCTGCGGCTGGAGGCGGAGATCATCCGAGACTCGGCCCTCGCGGCCGGCGGTCTCCTGTCCCGCAAAGTCGGCGGTCCCCCCGTCAAGCCGCCCCAGCCGAACAGCGTGACCGAAGCGGCCTATGGCGCCTTCAAGTGGGAGCCCAGCACGGGCGAAGACCGCTACCGCCGGAGCCTGTACACGTTCATGAAGCGGACGGCGCCCTTCGCGATGTACACCACGTTCGACGGACCGAGCGGCGAAGCCTGCCTCGCGCGTCGCGACGTCTCCAACACGCCGCTGCAGAGCCTCGCCCTGTTGAACGACGAGATGTTCCTGGAGATCGCGAGATCGCTGGGACGACGCGCTTTGCAGATCGAAGGAGACGATCACGCGAAGGCGACTGCGCTGTTCCGGCTGGTGCTCACGCGCCGGCCGGACGACTCCGAAGTCAGCGACCTGACCGCATTCGTCGATCATCAGCGGTCGGCGTTCAAAGGACAGATGACGCAGGCCCGTGAACTCGCGGCCGTGCAGGATGAGACCGCCCCTGAACTGGCTGCGTGGATCGCACTGGCGCGGGTCGTTCTGAGCCTGGATGAGGCCGTCACAAGAAACTGA
- a CDS encoding cupin domain-containing protein, with protein sequence MPRLIASPTVVQAAGNKPKRIEEFVGRVNTQTEGVSVARMKSPPGWIEPGQRPDFEEITVVLQGTVRVHHEAGVLEVPAGQAVITAPGEWVKYETPDGAEYIAICLPAFSPDTVHRDETP encoded by the coding sequence ATGCCACGCCTCATCGCGTCTCCCACCGTCGTCCAGGCTGCCGGCAACAAGCCGAAACGGATCGAAGAGTTCGTCGGCCGAGTGAATACGCAGACGGAAGGGGTCAGCGTCGCCCGCATGAAATCGCCGCCGGGCTGGATCGAGCCGGGCCAGCGTCCCGACTTCGAAGAGATCACCGTGGTGCTTCAGGGGACGGTGCGCGTCCATCATGAAGCGGGCGTGCTCGAAGTCCCCGCCGGGCAGGCGGTGATCACGGCGCCCGGAGAATGGGTGAAGTACGAAACGCCAGACGGGGCCGAATACATCGCCATCTGCCTGCCGGCATTCAGCCCGGACACCGTGCACCGCGACGAGACGCCGTAG
- a CDS encoding sulfatase-like hydrolase/transferase: MRAALIVVVWSLGLVVGQAAAADARPNILFLFSDDQNPRTIRCYPQSWEWVETPNIDALARSGVRFEHCYLGAWCMPSRATLLTGRHPHAIESMTMQGVYPGSSYDPEKCPFWPRILRKQGYQTAQIGKWHTGTDAGYGRDWDYQIVWNRPKRASNAGNYYVDQIVDWNGVEKHVDGYSTDNYSQWACDYIRGEGRTADKPWFLWLCYGAIHGPSTPAPRHKGLYRNAPVELPSDILGPRPEKPAYLDRSQAWVKGEDGEIYAGKSGETFGDEAGKRRKTYADFVRQMNECGRALDEGIGQVLTALKESGQLENTLIVFAADQGFGMGEHGFRSKLAPYEATYNSPLIVAQAGKIPAGKVCSSPVTGPDLVQTILKTAGVEVPWKMHGRDLSELLADPERIEAPRVALFEDMGQKYGSECDAIPTDDSIFHGNVPRWIAIRYGRHKYIRTLVAGEMEEIYDLQADPGELTNLALRPEHEELLRSLRAKAVEELRRTESGFVDRLPVTRAMRSDPPAAGKEKS; the protein is encoded by the coding sequence ATGCGAGCTGCTCTCATTGTTGTGGTGTGGTCGCTGGGACTGGTCGTCGGCCAGGCTGCGGCCGCCGACGCCCGGCCCAACATCCTGTTCCTCTTCAGCGACGACCAGAACCCCCGCACGATCCGCTGCTATCCGCAGTCGTGGGAATGGGTCGAGACGCCGAATATCGATGCCCTTGCCAGGAGCGGCGTTCGCTTTGAGCACTGCTATCTCGGCGCCTGGTGCATGCCTTCCCGCGCCACGCTCCTCACGGGCCGGCATCCCCACGCGATCGAGTCGATGACCATGCAGGGGGTGTACCCCGGCAGTTCTTACGATCCCGAGAAGTGCCCGTTCTGGCCGCGAATCCTGCGCAAGCAGGGGTATCAGACGGCCCAGATCGGGAAATGGCACACGGGAACGGATGCCGGGTACGGCCGTGACTGGGACTACCAGATCGTCTGGAACCGTCCGAAGCGCGCCAGCAATGCCGGCAACTACTACGTCGACCAGATCGTTGACTGGAACGGCGTCGAGAAGCATGTCGACGGCTACTCGACGGACAACTACTCCCAATGGGCCTGCGACTACATCCGCGGAGAAGGTCGAACGGCCGACAAGCCGTGGTTCCTCTGGCTGTGTTATGGCGCGATCCACGGCCCGTCGACGCCCGCGCCGCGGCACAAGGGGCTCTATCGAAACGCTCCCGTCGAGCTTCCATCCGACATCCTCGGACCACGCCCCGAGAAGCCGGCGTATCTCGACCGGAGTCAGGCCTGGGTGAAAGGCGAGGACGGCGAGATCTACGCTGGCAAAAGCGGCGAGACCTTCGGAGACGAAGCGGGAAAACGACGGAAGACTTACGCCGACTTCGTCCGGCAGATGAACGAATGCGGCCGCGCGCTCGATGAAGGGATTGGCCAGGTGCTGACTGCGTTGAAGGAGTCGGGGCAGCTCGAAAACACGCTGATCGTCTTCGCCGCCGATCAGGGCTTCGGGATGGGCGAACACGGATTTCGCAGCAAGCTCGCTCCCTACGAAGCGACCTACAACTCGCCGCTGATCGTCGCACAGGCCGGGAAGATCCCGGCCGGCAAAGTCTGTTCATCGCCGGTCACGGGGCCGGATCTCGTCCAGACCATCCTGAAAACCGCGGGGGTTGAAGTCCCCTGGAAAATGCACGGTCGCGACCTCAGTGAGCTTCTGGCTGACCCTGAGCGGATCGAAGCGCCGCGTGTGGCCCTCTTCGAGGATATGGGCCAGAAATATGGATCGGAATGCGATGCGATCCCGACGGACGATTCGATATTCCATGGGAACGTACCGCGCTGGATCGCCATCCGTTATGGCAGGCACAAATACATCCGCACGCTCGTTGCGGGAGAAATGGAAGAGATCTACGACCTGCAGGCCGACCCGGGTGAACTGACCAATCTCGCACTGCGGCCCGAACACGAGGAACTGCTCAGGAGTCTGCGGGCCAAAGCGGTTGAAGAACTCCGGCGGACGGAGTCGGGCTTCGTTGACCGCCTGCCTGTCACCCGCGCTATGCGAAGCGACCCTCCGGCGGCCGGCAAAGAAAAGAGCTGA
- a CDS encoding sugar phosphate isomerase/epimerase family protein translates to MSHWPIGVFTSIDAGLGVHLDVVQDLKIPTVQVHAPHGASRTPQAAKDFLAKTKAAGIEVTCVFGGFDGESYASIPITAETVGLVPEGTRAARLKEMKEISDFAKLLGVEAIGLHIGFVPADRKSAAYKGVLDCTRDLLDHAAKNGQRIHLETGQETADHLLEFFHDVERKNLAINFDPANMILYGNGNPIEALMKVGEFVKSVHCKDAKWAAEAVRGKEWGSEVALGDGDVNIELYLRVLKSFGYTGPLTIEREIAHDRTQQKKDIGQAVSLLETLKKRIG, encoded by the coding sequence ATGTCGCACTGGCCCATCGGTGTTTTCACGTCCATCGACGCCGGACTCGGTGTCCATCTCGACGTCGTCCAGGACCTGAAGATCCCGACGGTGCAGGTCCACGCGCCGCATGGCGCTTCCCGGACGCCCCAGGCGGCCAAGGACTTCCTCGCGAAGACCAAGGCGGCAGGAATTGAAGTCACCTGCGTCTTCGGAGGCTTCGATGGCGAGAGCTACGCCTCCATTCCGATCACGGCCGAGACCGTCGGGCTGGTTCCCGAAGGAACCCGCGCGGCCCGGCTGAAGGAAATGAAGGAGATCTCCGACTTCGCAAAACTGCTGGGCGTCGAAGCCATCGGCCTGCACATCGGGTTTGTTCCGGCCGATCGCAAGAGCGCGGCCTACAAGGGGGTGCTCGACTGCACCCGCGACCTGCTCGATCACGCCGCGAAGAACGGCCAGCGGATTCATCTCGAAACCGGACAGGAAACGGCCGACCACCTGCTCGAGTTCTTCCACGACGTTGAACGCAAGAACCTGGCGATCAACTTCGACCCGGCCAACATGATCCTGTACGGCAACGGCAACCCGATCGAAGCGCTGATGAAGGTCGGCGAGTTCGTGAAGAGCGTCCACTGCAAGGACGCGAAGTGGGCCGCGGAAGCGGTGCGCGGCAAGGAATGGGGCAGCGAAGTCGCTCTCGGCGATGGCGACGTCAACATCGAGCTGTACCTGCGCGTCCTCAAGTCGTTCGGCTACACCGGACCGCTGACAATCGAACGCGAAATCGCCCACGACCGCACCCAGCAGAAGAAAGACATCGGCCAGGCCGTTTCACTGCTGGAGACGCTGAAGAAGCGAATTGGCTGA
- a CDS encoding ASCH domain-containing protein, which yields MLIKRDVLDRIAAGEISIAFRCWNKPTVKTGGTLKTAVGVLAIEAVEPIEMAEITDADARRAGHADRETAIRKLCLDRAGQLYRIRLRLAGPDPRIALRESVELSVDDCEELATRLGRLDSGPAGAWTDRVLRAIQALPEKPAGELAELTGFDKEWLKTNVRKLKNLGLTESLQPGYRLSPRGRAWLKPSRDRTSSKKG from the coding sequence ATGTTGATCAAACGGGATGTTCTCGATCGCATCGCGGCAGGGGAGATCTCGATCGCTTTTCGTTGCTGGAACAAGCCGACGGTGAAGACGGGGGGGACCCTGAAAACCGCCGTCGGCGTTCTGGCGATCGAGGCAGTCGAGCCGATCGAGATGGCAGAGATCACCGATGCGGATGCCCGGCGGGCGGGGCATGCGGATCGCGAAACGGCGATCCGAAAGCTCTGTCTTGATCGAGCCGGACAGCTGTACCGCATTCGTCTCCGGCTGGCCGGCCCCGATCCGCGGATCGCTCTCAGAGAGTCGGTGGAGTTGAGCGTCGACGATTGCGAGGAACTTGCGACCCGGCTTGGGCGGCTCGATTCCGGCCCCGCAGGAGCGTGGACCGATCGGGTGCTGCGCGCGATCCAGGCGCTGCCAGAAAAGCCCGCCGGCGAACTGGCCGAACTGACCGGGTTCGACAAGGAGTGGCTGAAAACCAACGTGCGGAAGCTGAAGAACCTGGGTCTGACAGAAAGCCTGCAGCCGGGATACCGGCTCTCTCCGCGCGGTCGCGCGTGGCTGAAGCCCTCTCGAGATCGGACGTCGTCGAAGAAAGGATGA